One Babylonia areolata isolate BAREFJ2019XMU chromosome 20, ASM4173473v1, whole genome shotgun sequence DNA segment encodes these proteins:
- the LOC143294559 gene encoding very long chain fatty acid elongase 7-like gives MGGSDTTSYAGGWHQFLLDNMDSRVSGWPLMSSPAIPMGVVGVYLVVVVVGPRLMKPLPPLSLGKVIVIYNLALVLLSAYMCYEFAASAIIGKYSLVCQPVDYSNHPNALRMARVCWLYYISKYVELADTVFFILRKKTRQITFLHVYHHATMILNWWLGVAYVAGGQAFFHPLLNTGVHVVMYTYYGLAALGPQWQPYLWWKRYLTKLQLLQFVIVMIHTVTNIVVDCAFPKGFNWAVAIYALSLIALFANFYRQAYSRSSPKRGSGEFGSGSRCVNRTLENSGGTLKLQQSGSGVKPSSSPALLSLLWWMSSKLPTAILEMQYQTTVLADNSSQVGLNIYRDKTKIMRTNATSAEPVTLEEIKVKTIKRMWKTKLSVEVYFFRLSSGSSKSVICSLCRMIFDILAVGV, from the exons atgggaggcTCAGACACGACGTCCTATGCTGGAGGATGGCACCAGTTCCTCCTTGATAACATGG ACAGTCGGGTGTCCGGCTGGCCCCTCATGTCCAGCCCTGCCATACccatgggtgtggtgggggtgtacctggtggtggtggtggtgggtcccCGCCTGAtgaagcccctcccccctctctccctcggcAAGGTCATCGTCATCTACAACCTGGCGCTGGTGCTTCTCTCCGCCTACATGTGTTACGAG tttgctgCATCTGCTATAATCGGAAAGTACAGTCTGGTATGTCAACCCGTGGATTACTCCAATCATCCAAATGCATTAagg ATGGCTCGGGTTTGTTGGCTGTACTACATTTCCAAATATGTGGAACTTGCTGACACT GTCTTTTTCATTCTGCGGAAGAAGACGCGGCAAATCACCTTCCTGCACGTGTATCACCACGCCACCATGATCCTCAACTGGTGGCTGGGCGTGGCCTACGTCGCCGGCgggcaag CCTTTTTCCACCCGTTGCTGAACACGGGTGTGCACGTGGTGATGTACACGTACTACGGTCTGGCGGCGCTGGGACCTCAGTGGCAGCCCTACCTGTGGTGGAAGCGGTATCTAACGAAGCTGCAGTTG ttgcagtTCGTGATCGTGATGATCCATACAGTCACCAACATCGTCGTTGACTGTGCCTTCCCTAAGGGATTTAACTGGGCCGTTGCCATCTACGCTCTCTCGCTTATAGCCCTTTTCGCCAATTTTTACAGGCAGGCTTATTCACGATCTTCGCCGAAAAGAGG TTCCGGTGAGTTCGGGAGTGGGTCACGATGCGTGAACCGCACACTGGAGAATAGTGGGGGCACATTAAAGTTGCAGCAGTCGGGATCTGGGGTGAAGCCTTCCTCCTCTCCGGCGCTGCTAAGTCTGCTTTGGTGGATGTCCTCGAAGCTGCCGACTGCAATCCTT GAGATGCAGTATCAGACCACAGTACTAGCGGACAACTCATCACAAGTAGGCCTCAACATCTACAGGGACAAGACGAAGATCATGAGAACAAATGCAACCAGTGCTGAGCCAGTCACACTTGAAG AAATCAAGGTGAAAACAATTAAGCGCATGTGGAAAACAAAGCTGAGTGTTGAGGTGTATTTTTTCCGGCTGTCAAGCGGAAGCAGTAAAAGTGTCATTTGCTCGCTGTGTCGCATGATCTTCGATATTTTGGCGGTGGGCGTTTGA